The Osmerus mordax isolate fOsmMor3 chromosome 5, fOsmMor3.pri, whole genome shotgun sequence DNA window tgtgtgtgtgtgtgtgtgtgtgtgtgtgtgtgtgtgtgtgtgtgtgtgtgtgtgtgtgtgtgagtacatatGGCGAGAGGATGCCACTTTTCTGCAGGCATATGACTAGCAAGGGCATAATTGACAAAAGCATTCAGGCGAAACAAATGTAGGATTTGTCAAACTCACAAGACCATTTGTTCATTGTGCACaccggctctctctctcaatcctttctcccatacacacacccacacacacacacacaatgcctcaGTTGAGATGATCCACAGCCTGTTCCTGATCAACCCTACGGGTGACATCTTCCTGGAGAAGCACTGGAAGAGTGTCATCAGTCGCTCGGTGTGTGACTACTTCTTCGAGGCCAAGGAGAAGGCGGTGGAGCCTGAGAATGTGCCCCCTGTCCTGCGCACCCCCCACCACTACCTCATTAGCATCTACAGAGACAAGCTCTTCTTCCTGTCCGTCATACAGACGGAGGTGCCCCCGCTGTTCGTCATCGAGTTCCTGCACCGGGTGGCTGAGATGATCCAGGTGTGTCAGAACTACACTGTGGGGTAGCAGTCAAAGAGCTGGGTTATGGAACTCAGCTGGGTCATAGAACTGGTGACGGGGCTTAACTGTCTCATTTTGTTATTTTGTCTGCTAGCTATGTCTATCTGTTATATAATTATTGCACTGTTTCCCTTCAATTTCAATACTTTATTGACATTTGACTATTGACAAAGGCCcctacttcaccacacacacacacattctccagaTATTATTGATTAGTCTAGAGTGTGTAATTTGAGTTGACTGTTGGTAGGGTGTGTAGGGAGTGTAAACAGATAGTGGCTTGCGCAGGACTACTTTGGCGAGTGTTCAGAGACAGTCATCAAGGACAATGTGGTCATCGTGTATGAGCTGCTGGAGGAAATGCTCGACAACGGGTTTCCCCTGGCAACCGAGTCCAACGTCCTCAAAGAGATGATCAGACCACCCACCATCCTGCGATCGGTCGTCAACACACTCACAGGTAACCAGGAAATCAATGCTTTACCGTCACTCTCTATTCTATCATCTTGTATCTGATCCTAGGCTTTCCTATTCAAGTGACTACCATAACAATCATAACATACCCTGTAGATTTGATATTCAAGCCCTAAACTCTGTCCATTCACATGAGACGTGCCAAAAAATGGTGCACTGCTTTTTTTTTTAGGTCTTGCGGAGCTGCGAGTTTGCAAGGAAGACGAGGAAGTCATGTTGTGAAATACCTGTTATAGCTTTTAACAGTTAGAGTACTGCAGCTATGTTGGTCTACTGTACCTCAAACAGCATGCATCACAAAATACCTTGTTTGGTAGAGTGTATCAGTGCGGTGGtcctttgtgttttgtttataaACCCTAACTTACCACACATAGtatcatacatttattttttaatgtaTTATGTTTGTGTTATCCAGGTAGTAGTAATGTTGGTGAAGGTTTGCCCACGGGTCAACTGTCGACTATCCCCTGGAGGCGGGCGGGAGTGAAGTACACCAATAACGAGGCCTACTTTGATGTTGTGGAGGAGATAGACGCCATCCTGGACAAATCAGGTACATCcagctctctgtcattctctccttAAGATGCATAAGAATGTCATtgaaatgcatttacattgaaTTCCAATACTTTTACTTGTTACAAATGGGACATAAACTTGAAACGTGAACTTAAAACTTAACAGAAATAGTCTTGTGGCTGTAAATGTTATTTTTCAAGAACAGTATCTGTTGGTGTCCAGGTACAACAGTGTTTGCGGAGATCCAGGGAGTAGTTGAAGCCTGTGTGAAACTTTCCGGGATGCCTGACCTGACACTCTCGTTCATGGtaggtccctgtgtgtgtttgtgtatgtatgtgtgtgtgtgtttgcgtctgtgtgtgagggagaggctcTCCAGAAACGGTCCCATTTCAAACCTGTGCCAACTGAATGGTTGCAGAATCCCCGTCTCCTAGACGATGTGAGCTTCCACCCCTGCGTGCGGTTCAAACGCTGGGAAGCGGAGAgtgtcctctccttcatcccccctGACGGAAACTTCACACTCATGACCTACCATGTCAGTGCTCAGAAGTAAGCACATCAAACCCCAGCTGACCTACACCATAGAAACAGGAAATAGGGCTGTCTAATGTGTAATCCTATGTAAGACTTTGACTTGCATTACTGCATTGCACAGCTACCTAAAGAACAAACGCGTCACCGTAACCCAGTCCCGTAGTGACTGTCTTCTTCCTTTCACCTCTGCTCCCCAGCCAGGTAGCCATCCCTGTGTATGTGAAGCAGAACATCAATTTCTTTGACAGTGCTTCCTGTGGGCGTCTTGACATCACCGTGGGCCCCAAGCAGACCATGGGGAAGACTGTGGAGGGGGTGATGGTCACCGTCCACATGCCCAAAGTTGTCCTCAGCGCCAACCTCATTGCCACGCAGGGGAGTTACACCTACGACCTCGCTACCAAGGTAACCAACTCATCTCCTGCCGGCATATTGCCAAGGCAACGATTGGCCATCTCGATGTGGTCTTGTTTATTGTCCTCACTGCCTCAATGAACTTTTTCTCCCTCAATCTACACTTCTTGACTTtgatctttcctctcctcttattAACCCTTTTTTCTTATACTTtttcatcacccccccccctccttaatatctgtctgtctgtgttgtgctagGTGCTGGTGTGGGACATAGGTAAGCTAAACCCTCAGAAGCTGCCGAACCTGAAGGGCAGTCTGAGTCTACAGGCTGGATCGCCAAAGCCGGAGGAGAACCCCTCTCTCAACATCGACCTCAAGATCCAGCAGTTGGCCATCTCAGGTACCCCCTGACCTCTGGACCTTTTCCTCCTGACTTCAGCCACCCTCAGTATTTAACGGATTGACACCCGCTTTCATTATCTATGTGTAGCTTTGTTGACTTATTTTTTTCTGTTGGCACTTCCAGGGTTGAAGGTGAATCGCCTTGACATGTATGGCGAGAAATACAAGCCATTTAAAGGGGTCAAATATGTAACGAAGGCAGGAAAGTTCCAAGTGCGGACATGAAGAGGGATTCCAGATAGGTTAAAGGTCAACTATCCAACGTGCCAATCAAGTGTCAAGGATACCACCCCCTACAAGTGTCAATTCTTAAACTTTTATATTACCCTGCTCCATAGGATTCTGGGTTATTTATTGTGTATAGCATTCAAGTACATGTTACTGGTTTGAACTGGAATTATGTAAAGGATATTAGCCTTAAGAATCTCTCCTCTGTGGTCATGAAGTACAATCATAATAGCTCTGGTTTTAAGTGTTTTATGGATCGCTGTACCTTCCTTTGGTGGAGGGACAGCTGTAAATGTAACTGCTTTGAATATTGTTGTTTGTCAAAAACCTATTGAATGCTGCCTTATGGGAATATTAGGAGGCATGAGccccatgtgcacacacacaaaatgcatccTCACCTGTTTTCTGAGTGTTCAACCACAAGCGCACGTTGTatccctttttctcacataaCCGGATTCCAAAGCTGTTTTGTAGAGAAGTTTATTTTTTGAGAACGGTGTCCTAACCAACCCCAGCTAATATGTGAACCTAGTATAAGCTTTGCGgtgtgtcacacacgtttgaACACAGCGCACGTATTCACACCAGTGGCCTTTGCAGATAATATGCTTGTCTTGTGTTGTACAGTATGCGCCAAAGACTTTTTTCACCCCAACCTGAAGGAATAATGGGGAAAAAATATCAATGGATGGATTTGGACAGCGATGTGTTTCAACACAGTTCCAAACCGTCTATGCGTTTTGATCGTGGAAAGTGCCTAAAATGACGGATTGTTTCCTGGTTTGTCGTTGGAATGCAAGTTTTAATTACTGCTTGTGTAGGAAAATGGGGGAAGGCTGCCTCAGGAAAACACACGGGTATGACCCAGTTACCTGCATCACTAAACTTGTTCACACGCTTAGAATATCTGCACAGGATTTTAACAAATACAATCTGGTTTTCAAGGGTCATGCTGGGAAGAGTAACTAATCTATAGCACCTGTATGTGTCAAAAATCTGTATTCCAGCTTTGAGGCCTTCACATTATACTGCTTGAAATGTGAATATATCCCTGTGCATCTGACTCTTTGCTTGGTTCCTACTGCATTTCTTGCCGCCCTACATGCAGCACACATCAGACATTCTGAGAGACGGTACTTCCAAAACGCAGCTGCCTTTTAGAATTGGAAAAGGAGGAGTCTGAAGTGAGTTACTAGCTTTGTACTTTATTATTCCAAGGCacagcagattgtgttggcaggGCAGTAGTCATACATACATTCAGAGTGTGGAACAAtgggtacacatacacaccctaacactcaagtcagtcagtcagtaagaGAACACTGTATAGGTAACCTTAACCAGTCCTTCAGTCATTCGGGACTGCTACAGACTCTCTTCTGAAGTAAAGTCCTGGAAAGGATCAAGCTGCTATTCAGTATCTGTGATTGGACAGACAACCATAGGTGACTAGTTAACTAGTTCAGCTAACTGTTCAGAGTACTGTGCACACAGAGTGCCAGCCTTCATACTACAGTTCAATAATACATTGTTTCTCAAGTGAAGatggctcacacacacgtacatacactcAACCCACCCCATGTCACCCATAGATAACAGCTTCACCACAAAACTGTCCACCCTTGGCTGATGGGGCCTTAGGCTGGGCTCAAGCAGATGCTTCAGTAATAATTCCCTCTAACATCAAAGTATTTCAGACGTATAAGTGGTAGACCACCCCTGAGTTCTACATGAAATGCTAGATGTTGTTAGTCTCTAGGATTCATTAGGGCTGAGGGTAATACTGATGGGTTCAGCTGGATATGATTTACAGTACACAATGTAGTACAATACAGTACACAAACCTCAGCCCCTTGCTGCTTGAAAATATCTGGTAATTGTCTTGGATTGAATCACCACTTACATACAAAGCTCTATGTTCATCACTAGTCATTATTATTAAACAACAGGGCATTTGCTCAGCGGCTCCATTCACTTAAACGCCCCAACACAGCAGAGCCTCCCCTTACAGGTTCTAAATACCATAGCACTGTGACATTATTCATGCCCACAGTTTCACACAACGTTCTTCGTATTATTATTGACAAGCCACCGGGGTCTTGTTAAAAAACTCTCCCCTACTAACACACGCACCAGTCCTCAGAACAACAGGTGACTGTGTACTACTAAACTGCCAGAACCTGGGTCAAATACACAAAAAACGATTTTGTGGGCATAATTAAAATGATTTGAGGGTGTGTTTGAGTTAGTTACCTCAGAGTTTTCTGTTGTGGGATTGTTGGAAATAGTGCCTGACCCAGGCCTCAAACTGACAGGCTGGTAGAGCAACAATAGGTcagctgtgtgcatgtctgtcaaGAATGGCTTTGACTATCATTCATGATAAAGTATCAAAGTAAAACAGTTCAACTGTTACACAGATCATACAGAAAAAAAAATGGGCTTCATCTAATAACTAACTTAGGTATCACACTGCAGAAACATAGTACTAATTCAATCATCTTTGAAACTAGAAAATTATGGTAGACCCAACTTCTCAAAAAAGAAACACGTGAATTTTCTTTCATTTAGCTTGTGCTTTTAAAGTTGAGAGTAAATATGCTTTACGGTCAAACAAATCCTTTGGCATAGTTCAACATGGTAACACTTGAAATAAAACTACAGTCAAAGAACATGAAGCACACTTGTGAAGCACCCGTTAAAATATCACCTGATGTTAGCCTATTGGATAAATaatatcacacacaaacagacctcacaaataaatgtgttaAAAAGTGTTGCCACTCAACGTAAACATGAAGTGGGAGAACTGGTGTACCATCAGCCAGGGGCACTCACTCCTGTTCAACCCTTAGCTGAATGTCATTTGCAATAAGACAAAAAAATATGTACATTTAGACAATAAGAAAAACTCCACTGGTAAAACAGAATCTAAAGTAAACGTCTAAAGCTCGTACTGTCATaaagagggggggcagagagacagttCATAGATCACTCGCTTTTTTAAGAAAATAGAAAAAACATTTCATGCTAAAAATATACCTGGGATTTTGGATAAACCTTTTGTAACACAACataccaaaaaatatatattaaaaaccTTTTGTAGTTGTCCTAACATGTTACCGTTACAGATAAAGGGATATATTGTGAAGCAAAGCTGTACTCGACCCAGAGAAGAAGGGCTTCTAGCAGTAAACTGGTTCCTAGGGTTCTAAACACACCAGGGTCGAGTTCACCTGCAGGTTTTGCCTGTTTTgtaatgttctgtgtgtgggcgTTTTGAGTGTACTAGGTGTGTACTATACAGTACGTTCATAAAGTCACGTGTTTGTGTGCtaccaggaagtgtgtgtggtcaacatcaaggttgtatgtgtgtatatctggTAGACAGTACTGTTATCTCTGCGAGCAGGTGTGTATTTACTGGTACCAGGGGGTCTTGCGGACCCAGCGCAGGGTGCAGCCGGAGTCTGTACGTATCTTGATGGACGCTGCCTCTGCTTCTCTGACTGTCTCCTTCACAGACTGCATCAGGTTCTGAGCATTGTGGACCAGCATATCTGTAGCCtgcaggggatggagggaaggagtggaGAGGTAGAAAGACAAATGGCCCGTGTGAGAGATGTAGATCTCTGACGTCGATCATTTTGAGGAGAGGGACTACactgtggtcctgtgtgtgtgtgtgtttggttgtgtgtgtgtgtgccataccTGTTCTGACTCCTCCTCGCTGATGTTGGTTCGTCCCAACATTGTGGCTTTTACAGTGGAGAGGATCTTCAGCTGAGTGCTAATGGTGGGAATACGctcacacacctacagaaagaaaacaaaaacacacagcacagacagaagTCACAATGACTATAaattcagtgtgtttgtgctccGGTCAATAAATCGTGCGCGTGTTTTCCGTTACGTGTATACGCATGTGTACCCTACACACCTGTAGTAGGTTGGTTCTGATACGTCGGTCGGTACACTGCTTGGCCACTTCTTTAGCCAGTCGGGTGACCTCGTCGGAGGCCTTGGCGATGTCCTTGGCACACTGGATCAATGCCCGCTTGTTACCGCTGCCGCCACGCACCAGACGAGACATCTCCGCCATGAGCAGGGCCATCCGTTTGGCTGCCCCGATGATGTCATTAccctagagagagagtgaggaggcgggggggggggggggggggggggcagaaggcaAAGGTCAGGGTGGGTCTGACTGTCATGGTTTTAAGTGGGACATTGAAAGAAGCACATGCCGTCGTTATATAAAACCCTTTTCCACATATGATTTTGTATATGGCCCTCCTTCAAAAGTAATTATCAGTGACCGGTCATCATGTTTCACAACACTGTTATCCAAATGCGGAAACATTTTCTGTAGTGTACATTGAAACGCACTAAGTAGGATAGCATTTCGATCGACCGTCAACAGTGGCAGCAAGCAGTGAAAGAGCGGTTAGTGAAAGTGACCAGGCCCTGGCTCCATGTTCTCCTCCACAGAGTGGAACAGAGGCACAAGACCCTCAGGCTGTAGCCCACCGCCCCACACGGCAGAGGTGAGCTGAAGTTAGCTGTCATGATGCCAACGCTAGCAGTTTAGTAGCATCCGTGAGGTGTTAGCATGTGATTCTGTTGTGCTGGGATCAAATGACCCTGCAGGCTCAGGATCAGCTGGTGACCATGTCATAGAAGCAGGcacacaagcaggcaggccAACTGACTTTGAAAGCGACATCACACAGAAGTCTTTGGGAAACTGTCATCCTTGGCTTCACAGGTTGGCCAGAGGCAGAGTGATTGACAGCAGCGACCACCTGTCAGAGTGACTGGCTCGTCCTTCTTTAACACACTCTCCTCCAATCAATCACGTGAACACGACTGGTAGGGACTTGTGAAGCCAGTCCCAGTTCATCCATCAGGTGCAGCAAACGCCATTCCAACAATCCTCAATCTAAGCACAACCCCAGCATAACCCTGTGTGAACTTTGAatctgcctgtgatgcagcagcaacaacaacaaccacatcaACAGCCATGGCTGGTTGAAGGTTTCCATGGTAATGACGGATGCAGAGTTGAAAGTTCCCACGGTGCAGTCAGGATGTGGTGGCCAGTGGTTGGCAGTGAAAGCCATAAGGGTGTGGCTTAAATCCAGTGGGTGTGTCTGTACCACACAGGGTCCTCCATgtggtgcttttgtgtgtgtttgtgtgggtgtgcgtgtttgtgtgtgtgtgtgtgcagaccttGCTGGACCACTTGCGGGCCTCCTGATGTAGAGATTGGGCAGCTGCCAGAATAGGTTGATTGACAGGCTGGTTGGAGGGCATCATCAGGAGCTCAGGTTCATAGTCATCCTCACCGTCAGTAaactcatcttcatcatctacctccctctcctccactgcctcctcatcctcaggctgggggaggagtgcagggaggaagggatggggggagacagggaaggggggatggatggaaggggagggagggaggcatggagAAAGGTAAAGATATAGTTCACTGAGAGAGGATCTGCAGGaagggacagaggcagagaggaaatctagcaaaagaggaggaggtggaggtgtagGATAGTTctagaagggtggaggaggaggaggaggaggaggagggttgatGAAGACATTCTTATGCTATAAAGTAAAAGCGAGGAAAGGAGATGGAGGCTTTAGGTACGGTGGAGGGGAAACAGCCAGCATAGACATAAGACCATTTTGAACTATGCTCGAATGCCAACACTAAGTCCGacttccagaaagagagaggcaacaGTTACACCTAATAGCCTGCTGGGAGTTTTAGTGGTTTCGAGTTCAGATTTAGTTGAAGTCACTGTCGAGTCATGTGGCCTATTTTTCTTGCAGCCTTTGTTCCCATAGATAATACTGCTTAAGACGACACAGGTCAGGAACAGGGAGGAGCACTGTAGTTGGGTAAGACCAGTCTCCGTTCGAGCTTCTCTATAAAATATCTAAAGATGTGATAAGAAGACTTAGTGATAAAGAAGGATAGAATGTCCTCACTGATAAGGCAAGAGATCCATCATGTATATAGAAAGACCTGGAAGTCCCCTACTGTAGAAGAGGCCCAGCTTAGCATTAGAACCACACACCGCCACTCAGCTAAAACAGACAGAAGAACGTGAAGAGTGATTCGGTTGACTCGGCTCTAACTCTCTCTCGGGAGGTGGGTGACATTTCTCTTGTAGCAGGAAAGGCTAAGGGTTCATTAGATGGCCTCCACATGCAGAACCCCcctgagggtctgtgtgtgtgtgtgtgtgtgtgtgtgtgcgtgtgtgtttatgtttgtgtgtgtattaagtAGCGACCCTGCATGCAGACTCTCCTCCAGTCGATGACAGTTTCCAGTTCTCCTCTGAAATTGGAATCCAGACACAGATCTCCACATTTCAGAGACACACATAGTCTTAGGAGAAAATAACAACAGCGTATTTCGTGATCGAGCCATTGCATCCACAGGACATCATAGAAGATTCTAATCCTCATTGTACGTCTCGAAAATCTGCACTGGCACTATGAAGATTACTGCCAGATAAATCGATGTGTATGTCATGTCCCATCAACTCGCATTACAAACCTCCGCTCTACAGTCTCTCGGCATCTGTTTACACACTAACTGACCGCTCTGTCCGCAGGACTacagcacttgtgtgtgtgtgtgaggtttcacTGACTTTGCTTGACCACTTGCGAGCCTCGTCGTGGAGTTGCCTGGCAGCCACCATCATGGGTTCGCTGACCATCTCCCCAGCCTTCTGCTCGGGGAACTCCTCGTCCCTCTCTtccgggggcggggggcggggggggggcacctcTCCCTCGGGcagggggggcttggggggtgCCTGCTCGTCACTCACCTGGGAggggccaacacacacacacacacacccaca harbors:
- the LOC136943642 gene encoding AP-3 complex subunit mu-1 isoform X1, which produces MIHSLFLINPTGDIFLEKHWKSVISRSVCDYFFEAKEKAVEPENVPPVLRTPHHYLISIYRDKLFFLSVIQTEVPPLFVIEFLHRVAEMIQDYFGECSETVIKDNVVIVYELLEEMLDNGFPLATESNVLKEMIRPPTILRSVVNTLTGSSNVGEGLPTGQLSTIPWRRAGVKYTNNEAYFDVVEEIDAILDKSGTTVFAEIQGVVEACVKLSGMPDLTLSFMNPRLLDDVSFHPCVRFKRWEAESVLSFIPPDGNFTLMTYHVSAQNQVAIPVYVKQNINFFDSASCGRLDITVGPKQTMGKTVEGVMVTVHMPKVVLSANLIATQGSYTYDLATKVLVWDIGKLNPQKLPNLKGSLSLQAGSPKPEENPSLNIDLKIQQLAISGLKVNRLDMYGEKYKPFKGVKYVTKAGKFQVRT
- the LOC136943642 gene encoding AP-3 complex subunit mu-1 isoform X2 produces the protein MIQDYFGECSETVIKDNVVIVYELLEEMLDNGFPLATESNVLKEMIRPPTILRSVVNTLTGSSNVGEGLPTGQLSTIPWRRAGVKYTNNEAYFDVVEEIDAILDKSGTTVFAEIQGVVEACVKLSGMPDLTLSFMNPRLLDDVSFHPCVRFKRWEAESVLSFIPPDGNFTLMTYHVSAQNQVAIPVYVKQNINFFDSASCGRLDITVGPKQTMGKTVEGVMVTVHMPKVVLSANLIATQGSYTYDLATKVLVWDIGKLNPQKLPNLKGSLSLQAGSPKPEENPSLNIDLKIQQLAISGLKVNRLDMYGEKYKPFKGVKYVTKAGKFQVRT